Proteins found in one Fodinibius saliphilus genomic segment:
- a CDS encoding AAA family ATPase — protein sequence MKLQNIEIHKYKSIENTQNFELDPDVTILVGMNESGKTAILETIAKTNYFEPDEKFEFSKTHDYPRREKKKIDKSGIDPAAITCTYKCEDDLINEIEEDLGKQVIDDFTFKITTKYSGNNTWRIGHINHGNFIKYQTEKLGIYSKALADKLKEIQSVEEIDSVISQYKDENIVDGLNELKKYFKNEWNWDSGPIWEYISRTYIKPNLPKFLYYDEYYSLPSRISIEELQQNNIEEEELKTAKALFELADINIDDLINSDDFEDYKAELEATQAIISDELFNYWSTNRNLDIEFDLDKVEDTDDQNNKRIVEHILDVRVKNYRSRVSLPLKNRSKGFNWFFSFLVWFKKIQEDSDSEYILLLDEPGLNLHAAAQKDLLDFIEDLTSNYQIVYTTHSPFMIPDGGLDRVRTVLETQEGSVISDSVKEKDPDTLFPLQAALGYDIAQNLFISKNNLLVEGVSDLIYLQTISSILEESGREHLLKEVTVVPTGGLQKVATFISLLRGNNLNTVCFLDTFKNSSGKAKMNTLIKNKLIDSKKILFADKFLDDHKQADIEDLFDKQDYLKIFNGAFSEKDDISLDDLNSDIKPIIIQINQFLNVDRFNHYRPANYLAKQGADNSYFNDGTLDKFEEVFKELNSHFDK from the coding sequence ATGAAGTTACAGAATATTGAAATTCACAAATATAAATCAATTGAGAATACACAAAATTTTGAACTAGATCCTGATGTTACAATTTTGGTTGGAATGAACGAATCAGGCAAAACAGCCATCCTAGAAACAATTGCCAAAACAAATTATTTTGAGCCTGATGAAAAGTTTGAATTCAGCAAAACACATGATTATCCACGAAGAGAGAAAAAGAAAATAGACAAAAGTGGTATAGATCCAGCCGCAATAACTTGTACTTATAAATGTGAAGATGACTTAATTAATGAAATCGAGGAAGATTTAGGTAAACAAGTTATTGATGACTTTACTTTCAAAATTACAACAAAGTATAGTGGGAACAATACTTGGAGAATTGGCCATATAAACCATGGGAACTTTATTAAATATCAAACTGAGAAACTCGGCATTTATAGCAAAGCATTAGCCGACAAGTTAAAAGAGATTCAAAGTGTAGAGGAAATCGATTCTGTTATATCTCAATATAAGGATGAGAATATTGTTGATGGTCTCAATGAGTTAAAAAAATATTTTAAAAATGAATGGAATTGGGACTCAGGCCCTATTTGGGAATATATTTCTAGGACATATATTAAACCCAATCTCCCAAAGTTTCTATATTATGATGAGTACTATTCGCTCCCATCCCGAATAAGTATCGAAGAATTACAACAAAATAATATTGAGGAAGAAGAGCTTAAAACTGCAAAAGCATTATTTGAGCTTGCCGATATTAATATCGATGATTTAATTAATTCTGATGACTTTGAAGACTACAAAGCAGAGTTAGAAGCCACACAAGCTATAATTTCTGACGAGCTTTTTAATTATTGGTCTACAAACCGAAACTTAGATATTGAATTTGATTTAGATAAAGTTGAGGATACAGATGATCAAAATAATAAAAGAATTGTTGAGCACATTTTAGACGTCAGAGTTAAAAACTATCGGTCTAGAGTTTCTTTACCTTTAAAAAACAGAAGCAAGGGATTTAATTGGTTCTTTTCATTTTTAGTATGGTTTAAAAAAATACAAGAAGATTCTGATTCCGAATACATTTTACTTTTAGATGAGCCTGGCTTAAATCTACATGCTGCAGCTCAGAAAGACTTATTAGATTTTATAGAAGATTTAACTTCAAATTATCAAATTGTTTATACGACCCACTCTCCTTTTATGATTCCTGATGGTGGGTTGGATAGGGTTAGAACTGTTTTAGAAACTCAAGAAGGATCAGTCATATCTGATAGTGTAAAAGAAAAAGATCCTGACACCCTTTTTCCCTTACAAGCAGCTTTAGGATATGATATTGCTCAAAACCTCTTCATTTCCAAAAATAACCTTCTTGTCGAAGGGGTTTCTGATCTAATTTACCTACAAACAATATCTTCAATCTTAGAAGAATCAGGCAGGGAACATTTACTGAAAGAAGTTACCGTAGTGCCAACTGGCGGACTTCAAAAAGTTGCTACTTTTATTTCTTTATTACGAGGTAATAACCTTAATACCGTATGCTTCCTTGATACTTTTAAAAATTCAAGCGGCAAAGCTAAAATGAATACTTTAATCAAAAACAAATTAATTGATTCAAAGAAAATATTATTTGCTGATAAATTTTTAGATGACCATAAGCAAGCAGATATCGAAGATTTATTTGATAAACAAGATTATCTCAAAATATTTAACGGGGCATTTTCTGAAAAAGATGACATCAGTCTCGATGATTTAAACAGTGATATTAAACCTATTATCATACAGATAAATCAATTTTTGAACGTAGATAGATTTAACCATTATCGACCAGCAAATTACTTAGCTAAACAGGGTGCAGATAATTCATATTTTAACGATGGCACTTTAGATAAATTTGAGGAAGTATTTAAAGAGCTAAATAGTCATTTCGATAAATAG